The proteins below are encoded in one region of Oncorhynchus nerka isolate Pitt River linkage group LG15, Oner_Uvic_2.0, whole genome shotgun sequence:
- the LOC115143538 gene encoding centrosomal protein of 170 kDa-like: MSVSSWFLLSGGGMRHRLPWEMIFVGRDDCELMLQSRSVDKQHAVINYEPTTDEHKVKDLGSLNGTFVNDVRIQEQVYITLKIDDKLRFGYDTNLFTVVRGELHVPEEALKHEKFNSQLLLQTVKPPEAAPVPSRPAVEVKAAAEGGSEGGSDGAVAVGSKPPETSREGAGDDKLAGDIAVLKRGTPLYGQPSWWGDGDADDENSGKQDGTTTDRKQERSESDCKDPKETTAGAQENGLYTSSQEPSYFEIPSYTNEPPSQDTEGATTTNPASGPEAVPQGHASFTIEFDLQASNKVAVKDRVAKAVPDVRPRPPKKGAGEELSALQTAMVAAEVKVADWLAQNEIPLARTESVDRVVEDDGESVKSDVPVQLKSLKGSKHEDGTQSDSENAAALGEQRRGGRLEGSGVKIREGRANVPEGLFAEEDSPARRHRSSASKMAPIGGELRERERTKDSVPYHRDQHQPIGLGEGFQNRRGDDYSDRGTYTIEIENEDNQEEEARRMIDKVFGVEDYQTLSRVAGYPDIQRERLTTQRPGSGDRGKPGRIEPESLPEELVVGGPRWVSQWATLAASHIRTDPEGSGAESHVHYHTEDRAEISESSHSASMASTSYTERKRRTLPQLPSTEEATPGGRRSPCPAHRPSDVGEKQDTELQEKENQETGRGGRTKPGGGCGGGSQAGSVGGSTRGSPKKGSPGKNQDAGSRKETVLAKLPPRPGSSGGKRLEEARRRKKEMEEKAKDRESAGKPLLRQESFTVERPSTNVPQELIPRIDTQTGARILIKEGREDGTTRQKDSEAVAAFLETTVSDLGEPISQSIEGSLSPESDVDTTSTVSQAAGVGGRKVVHQKRRTLTAQQKEREKTVLCSSTKGPTRARDTQDRKPKSRPSGGQGTRQAGRAWTSLDLTDDDVNSNSLLSDSQPSLQEVSSHSSHARTQAGSTRVEASTKASRAKNTQASSTATNTLSKPTTTLPKVRPTRASILRRARLGDSSDTEPADMDRMSVASEASTASSRSAAPGPGFRRGLSRIEALAQPRKPRMGSPSAQSDSEATGGRSRGIGARSIATDYAVRQGLRGVSNMGGIIPRARANSASKLPDKSKGYITPTAGGRWRRMPMDYASTSEDEFGSNRHPSKHGGPARQFASPRLTQLGGSAPATPSPGGIAALRQQSAGREQEEYMKDWTTHSEEIARISQDLAKDLAMLAREIHDVAGEIDSVSPAASAATDPGAMLEERVFDDGLDLGSGPSTESILGNNVRPVELRPRNSNRQGPRAIRRQTWNREDAVLDSLLLASVTQLSARIRHSVDKTAGKIRILFKDKDRKWDEIENKLQAEHDSLLLKTSSTEITTILQDLKRVERQLLVIDVMVDPDGTLDDLTSLGLTSPLTDLQRVSPGAAGPSAASHPPGGSNGEGPSSSTLSAPSGGPSSGASCTSTQVAERDLGLHVDNNLPSSGGEQNCVVHK; this comes from the exons ATGAGTGTCTCTTCCTGGTTCCTTTTGAGTGGCGGGGGCATGAGGCACCGCCTCCCCTGGGAGATGATCTTTGTTGGCCGAGACGACTGTGAACTCATGTTACAG TCCCGCAGTGTGGACAAACAGCATGCCGTTATCAACTATGAGCCAACCACGGACGAACATAAAGTCAAGGACCTGGGAAGCCTGAATGGG ACATTTGTGAATGATGTCAGAATACAGGAGCAGGTGTATATCACTTTGAAAATTGACGACAAGTTGAGGTTTGGATATG ATACCAACCTGTTCACTGTGGTGCGAGGAGAGCTCCATGTCCCCGAGGAAGCACTAAAG CATGAGAAGTTTAATAGTCAGCTCCTGCTGCAGACGGTAAAGCCGCCAGAAGCTGCTCCGGTACCATCCAGACCTGCAGTAGAGGTCAAGGCTGCAGCCGAGGGTGGTTCCGAGGGTGGCTCCGACGGGGCGGTGGCAGTGGGTAGTAAACCCCCTGAGACCAGCAGAGAGGGGGCCGGGGACGACAAGCTGGCAG GGGACATTGCAGTACTAAAAAGGGGCACCCCTCTGTATGGCCAGCCTTCCTGGTGGGGGGACGGGGACGCAGACGATGAGAACTCTGGGAAGCAGGATGGGACAACAACTGACAGGAAGCAGGAGAGATCTGAGTCAG ATTGTAAAGACCCCAAGGAGACAACAGCCGGGGCCCAGGAGAATGGCCTGTACACCTCAAGCCAGGAGCCCAGTTACTTCGAGATCCCCTCCTATACCAATGAACCCCCCTCCCAAGACACGGAAGGCGCCACCACCACTAACCCCGCCTCCGGCCCTGAAGCCGTCCCCCAGGGCCACGCCTCCTTCACCATCGAGTTTGACCTGCAGGCGTCCAATAAGGTGGCGGTTAAGGACCGGGTGGCAAAGGCAGTGCCGGATGTGAGGCCCCGGCCCCCAAAGAAAGGCGCGGGAGAGGAGCTGAGCGCCCTGCAAACGGCCATGGTGGCGGCGGAGGTGAAAGTAGCTGATTGGCTGGCCCAGAACGAGATCCCATTGGCCCGTACGGAGTCGGTTGACAGAGTGGTGGAGGACGACGGGGAGAGCGTGAAGAGTGATGTGCCGGTTCAGCTGAAGAGTCTTAAAG GTAGTAAACACGAGGACGGTACCCAGAGCGACTCAGAGAACGCAGCCGCGCTGGGCGAGCAACGCCGGGGCGGCCGACTAGAGGGGTCAGGGGTCAAGATACGAGAGGGGCGCGCCAACGTCCCAGAGGGACTCTTTGCCGAGGAAGATAGCCCAGCCCGACGACACAGGTCCTCAgcttccaaaatggcacccaTCGGAGGagagttaagagagagagagaggaccaaggATTCCGTTCCTTACCACCGCGACCAACACCAACCGATAGGACTTGGGGAGGGGTTTCAGAATCGCCGTGGAGACGACTATAGCGACCGGGGGACCTATACCATAGAGATAGAGAACGAAGATAACCAAGAGGAGGAGGCCAGGAGAATGATTGACAAG GTATTTGGTGTGGAGGACTACCAGACTCTGTCCAGGGTGGCGGGCTATCCTgacatccagagagagagactgaccacTCAGAGGCCAGGCTCAGGAGACAGAGGCAAGCCTGGACGTATCGAACCAGAG TCTCTCCCAGAGGAGCTGGTTGTGGGCGGTCCCAGGTGGGTCTCCCAATGGGCTACTCTGGCAGCCAGCCACATCAGGACTGACCCTGAGGGCTCTGGAGCTGAGTCCCATGTCCACTACCACACCGAGGACAGAG CTGAGATCAGTGAGTCCAGTCACTCTGCCTCCATGGCCTCCACCAGCTATACAGAGCGCAAGAGGAGAACCCTGCCCCAGCTCCCCTCCACCGAGGAGGCAACCCCAGGGGGGAGAAGATCCCCTTGTCCAGCTCACCGCCCCTCCGATGTGGGGGAGAAACAGGACACTGAGCTCCAGGAGAAGGAGAaccaggagacagggagaggagggaggaccaAGCCTGGTGGTGGATGTGGTGGGGGTAGCCAGGCTGGTAGTGTGGGTGGAAGCACCAGAGGAAGTCCGAAAAAAGGCTCTCCAGGGAAGAACCAAGATGCGGGAAGCCGGAAAGAAACTGTGTTGGCGAAACTGCCTCCTCGGCCAGGGAGTAGTGGGGGGAAGAGACTGGAGGAGGCAcggaggaggaagaaggagatggaggagaaggctAAAGACAGGGAGAGTGCTGGGAAGCCGCTTCTTAGACAAGAGAGCTTTACGGTGGAGAGACCCAGCACCAACGTCCCCCAGGAGCTCATCCCACGGATTGACACGCAAACTGGGGCACGAATACTGAtaaaggagggcagggaggatggTACCACCCGGCAGAAGGACTCAGAAGCGGTGGCTGCGTTTCTGGAGACAACGGTATCAGACCTGGGTGAACCAATTAGCCAGTCCATCGAGGGTTCTTTGTCACCCGAGTCGGATGTGGACACCACTAGCACCGTTAGCCAGGCAGCGGGCGTCGGAGGGCGGAAGGTGGTCCACCAGAAGAGACGTACCCTAACTGCccagcagaaagagagggagaagacggTGCTGTGTTCCTCCACCAAGGGGCCTACCAGAGCCAGAGATACCCAGGATAGGAAACCCAAATCCAGACCGTCTGGAGGACAAGGGACCCGCCAAGCTGGTCGTGCCTGGACCTCCCTGGACCTAACAGATGACGACGTCAACTCCAACTCCCTCCTCTCCGACTCCCAACCCTCCTTACAGGAGGTTAGCTCCCACAGTTCCCACGCCAGAACCCAGGCCGGAAGCACCAGAGTGGAGGCTAGCACCAAGGCTAGCCGGGCTAAAAACACCCAGGCATCCAGCACCGCCACAAACACCCTCAGTAAACCTACCACCACCTTGCCCAAGGTGCGGCCCACCCGGGCCTCGATACTCAGACGTGCCCGTTTGGGGGACTCCTCCGATACCGAACCAGCCGACATGGACCGGATGTCCGTAGCCTCCGAGGCTAGCACCGCTAGCTCCAGGTCTGCGGCTCCCGGACCAGGGTTCCGGAGAGGCCTGTCCCGCATTGAGGCCCTAGCCCAGCCCAGGAAGCCCAGGATGGGATCTCCGTCTGCCCAGAGTGACTCAGAGGCCACAGGGGGCCGTAGCCGGGGGATAGGGGCTCGTAGCATTGCTACCGACTACGCCGTCCGACAGGGACTCAGAGGAGTCAGCAACATGGGAGGGATAATACCCAGGGCCAGGGCTAACAGCGCCTCCAAACTACCTGACAAGTCTAAGGGCTACATCACCCCCACag CTGGTGGGCGGTGGCGCCGGATGCCCATGGACTACGCCTCCACCTCGGAGGACGAGTTCGGCTCCAACCGCCACCCGTCCAAGCACGGCGGTCCCGCCCGGCAGTTTGCGTCACCGCGGCTGACCCAGCTGGGTGGCTCCGCCCCTGCCACGCCCAGTCCGGGGGGTATAGCGGCTCTGAGGCAGCAGTCAGCAGGCAGAGAACAGGAGGAGTACATGAAGGACTGGACCACTCACAGTGAAGAGATCGCCAG GATCAGTCAGGACCTAGCCAAAGACCTGGCCATGCTGGCCAGGGAGATCCATGACGTGGCCGGAGAGATCGACTCAGTCAGCCCAGCCGCTAGTGCTGCCACTGACCCAGGAGCCATG TTGGAGGAGCGAGTTTTTGACGATGGCTTGGATCTGGGGAGCGGCCCGTCAACAGAGAGCATTCTGGGTAATAACGTCCGCCCCGTGGAGCTCCGGCCACGCAACTCTAACAGACAGGGTCCCCGCGCCATACGCCGCCAGACCTGGAACAGAGAGGAC GCGGTGTTGGATAGTTTACTATTAGCATCTGTGACCCAGCTTTCTGCACGGATACGCCATTCTGTGGACAAAACAGCCGGCAAAATCAG GATATTATTCAAAGATAAGGACCGGAAATGGGACGAGATTGAGAATAAACTCCAAGCCGAGCATGACTCTCTACTCCTCAAGACTTCCAGCACG